One region of Niallia sp. Man26 genomic DNA includes:
- a CDS encoding rhamnogalacturonan lyase: protein MSWKGSSYMRKALCAAAVLPLLFVDTSSVFAHKSTDTSSKVQLEYLDRGLTAAQTSEGNFLSWRLLGTEVTGYTKNGMKGASFHVYRDNKKIATVSDSTNFLDKTGSASSAYEVRAVVNGKEVDESASVRPWADQFYDIPLQKPADGVTPAGETYTYSANDMSVGDVDGDGQYEYFVKWDPSNSKDVSQKGYTGNVYIDSYTMDGTLLYRIDLGVNIRAGAHYTQMSVYDFDGDGKAELMFKTAPGTKVIRYDKKGNITSEKYITMPKSDIRAGYSNKDDYRMSAADYYDHLVKMFRNWHQHEEVVNGNWPKSLEEAFGIEKKYSYPLSRQDAESLVDYFMDVYAPSRSTRNDLRTFEGFILEGPEYLSVFEGATGKELETIHYETDRHDDGLMWGDYAMARIEPGNRVDRFLAGVAYLDGKKPYAVFARGYYTRTTLVSYSWDGKHLKKKWDVDSGWTPMSNPFNDSPHGKDGTNKEFGTLTTQGAHSLEMADVDSDGKQEIVYGGATIDDNGSLLYSSTDVMPEGSASPGTTARLGHGDALHVTDIDPGRPGLEIYMVHEGATSAPYGYTLRDAKTGEVIYGGYTGKDTGRGMIGDIDPTKPGLETWANTGVGLYTAKGEKIGDAGPGTNMSIKWAGNMTTQIVDGALEVTPTIEDWKNGRLLTLEGTRTNNGTKGNPSLVADIFGDWREELLVRTTDSSAIRIYQSTEVTDRKLYTLMHDVQYRTGVARQSTTYNQPTYTSFYFASDTDWSQVPVPTFTTPGLEALLSQLMKDYKDKGELSGKLYGQLESSYKQAIKHEEKSNKKQAVKALEKYKDQIEKGVKAKYISDEAAKNLTKHADLLINSWK, encoded by the coding sequence ATGTCTTGGAAAGGTTCTTCTTATATGAGAAAGGCACTTTGTGCTGCAGCGGTGCTGCCGCTGCTTTTTGTTGATACAAGCAGTGTTTTTGCTCACAAATCTACAGATACTTCTTCTAAAGTGCAATTAGAATACTTAGACAGAGGCTTAACAGCAGCCCAAACTTCTGAAGGCAACTTCCTCAGCTGGAGACTTTTAGGAACAGAGGTGACAGGCTACACAAAAAATGGGATGAAGGGAGCATCCTTCCATGTATACCGCGATAACAAAAAAATCGCAACGGTTAGTGACAGCACCAATTTTCTCGACAAAACTGGTAGTGCTTCGTCTGCTTATGAGGTAAGGGCAGTCGTGAACGGGAAAGAAGTCGATGAAAGTGCTTCAGTCCGTCCATGGGCTGACCAGTTTTATGATATTCCCTTGCAAAAACCAGCGGACGGGGTAACGCCTGCAGGCGAAACATACACATATTCTGCCAATGATATGAGTGTGGGTGATGTCGATGGCGACGGGCAATATGAATATTTCGTAAAATGGGATCCGTCTAATTCTAAAGATGTCTCTCAAAAAGGGTATACAGGCAATGTGTATATCGACTCTTATACGATGGATGGCACGCTGCTGTACAGAATTGACCTTGGTGTGAACATAAGAGCAGGAGCGCATTATACACAAATGTCGGTGTATGATTTTGATGGCGACGGCAAAGCAGAGTTAATGTTTAAGACTGCTCCGGGAACGAAAGTCATTCGTTATGATAAAAAAGGCAATATTACATCAGAAAAATACATTACGATGCCTAAAAGCGATATAAGGGCAGGCTACAGCAATAAAGATGATTATCGCATGAGTGCTGCAGATTATTATGATCATTTAGTAAAAATGTTTAGAAACTGGCATCAGCATGAAGAAGTTGTTAATGGCAATTGGCCTAAAAGCTTAGAAGAGGCCTTTGGCATCGAAAAGAAATACAGTTATCCACTATCAAGACAGGACGCAGAAAGTCTTGTTGATTATTTCATGGATGTTTACGCACCAAGCAGAAGCACACGTAATGATTTAAGGACTTTTGAAGGGTTCATTCTTGAAGGCCCTGAATATTTGTCTGTATTTGAAGGAGCTACAGGGAAGGAATTGGAAACCATCCATTATGAAACAGACCGCCATGATGACGGCTTAATGTGGGGCGATTATGCGATGGCGCGCATTGAGCCTGGCAACCGTGTGGACCGCTTTCTTGCTGGAGTAGCTTATCTTGACGGTAAAAAGCCATATGCTGTGTTTGCTAGAGGCTATTATACAAGAACAACGCTTGTTTCCTACAGCTGGGATGGGAAGCATTTGAAGAAGAAATGGGATGTCGACTCCGGCTGGACACCAATGTCTAACCCGTTCAATGACAGTCCTCATGGCAAGGATGGCACCAATAAAGAATTCGGCACATTAACAACACAAGGGGCCCATTCTCTGGAAATGGCTGATGTGGACTCAGACGGCAAGCAGGAAATTGTCTATGGGGGAGCAACGATTGACGATAACGGCTCTTTACTGTACAGCTCTACAGATGTAATGCCTGAAGGAAGTGCTTCACCTGGAACAACGGCAAGACTCGGACACGGTGACGCTCTTCATGTCACCGATATCGATCCTGGGCGTCCTGGTTTGGAAATATACATGGTGCATGAAGGGGCAACGAGTGCACCGTACGGTTACACTTTAAGGGATGCTAAGACAGGTGAAGTTATTTATGGCGGTTATACAGGTAAAGATACAGGCAGAGGGATGATTGGTGATATCGACCCAACAAAGCCTGGGCTTGAGACATGGGCCAATACAGGTGTCGGCTTATATACGGCAAAAGGAGAAAAAATCGGAGATGCTGGACCAGGTACGAATATGAGTATTAAATGGGCAGGCAATATGACAACTCAAATAGTCGACGGAGCTCTTGAAGTGACACCGACCATTGAAGACTGGAAGAATGGCAGACTTCTGACACTAGAAGGAACGAGAACGAATAATGGCACAAAGGGGAATCCATCGCTTGTAGCTGACATATTTGGCGACTGGCGTGAGGAATTGCTAGTCCGCACAACAGACAGCTCTGCGATCAGAATCTATCAAAGCACAGAAGTGACTGACAGAAAGCTTTATACACTAATGCATGATGTTCAATACCGCACAGGTGTAGCTAGACAAAGCACAACCTATAATCAGCCTACTTATACTAGCTTCTATTTTGCAAGTGATACAGATTGGTCACAAGTGCCAGTGCCAACGTTCACAACACCTGGTTTAGAAGCTTTGCTTAGTCAGTTAATGAAGGATTATAAAGATAAGGGAGAACTATCAGGCAAGCTGTACGGACAGTTAGAAAGCAGCTATAAGCAGGCTATAAAACACGAGGAAAAAAGCAATAAGAAGCAAGCAGTTAAAGCATTGGAGAAATATAAGGACCAGATAGAGAAGGGCGTAAAAGCTAAATATATTTCAGATGAGGCAGCAAAAAATTTAACGAAGCATGCTGACTTACTGATCAATTCGTGGAAATAG
- a CDS encoding AbrB family transcriptional regulator has protein sequence MSFYQMLVSAIIGGTLFQLLHLPLAWLLGAMIGTIAFIKLTKQTPKLPFSFRTYALIPIGYTIGENFNKQTLMDMVTHLPSMLVLTICLILFSLLLAVVTNKLTHSNLKSTIAGSIPGGLTQMVAISSEIKGIDLTVVTIIQVSRIMTVVMLVPFIVYSPIFHAGSTAVASANAEGVNWLFLFFLVISYAAGAVAKKCKFPTPYMLGPLIIIAGLLLIGMDVPAIPVPVIAAAQVMMGIDLGMQMKFGEIENKPRFLAVSIISSIVLVGFSFVLSAILLGIEENISLLTAFIGLAPGGMAEMALLGQAVKADLTIITTYQLFRLLFILFIVPLIMRKVFLFVERRQAAKVVIK, from the coding sequence ATGTCATTTTATCAAATGTTAGTGTCAGCTATTATTGGCGGAACACTTTTTCAATTGCTTCATCTGCCGTTAGCATGGCTTCTCGGAGCGATGATCGGCACAATAGCCTTTATTAAACTCACCAAGCAAACTCCAAAACTTCCTTTCTCCTTTCGCACTTATGCACTGATTCCAATCGGTTATACAATCGGAGAAAATTTCAATAAACAAACACTTATGGATATGGTTACACATCTGCCATCTATGCTGGTATTGACCATATGTTTAATTCTGTTCAGTCTGCTGCTTGCAGTTGTGACGAATAAACTCACACACAGCAACCTGAAATCAACGATTGCAGGCAGTATCCCTGGAGGATTAACACAAATGGTGGCGATCAGCTCAGAAATTAAGGGCATAGATCTTACTGTCGTAACTATCATTCAAGTCAGCCGTATCATGACAGTGGTTATGCTAGTTCCTTTTATCGTTTATAGTCCGATTTTCCATGCAGGAAGCACAGCAGTAGCAAGTGCAAATGCAGAAGGCGTAAACTGGCTGTTTCTGTTCTTTCTAGTCATTTCATATGCAGCTGGGGCAGTTGCAAAAAAATGCAAATTTCCAACTCCCTATATGCTAGGACCGCTTATCATCATTGCTGGTCTTTTGCTTATTGGCATGGATGTACCGGCAATTCCAGTGCCAGTCATTGCTGCAGCACAGGTAATGATGGGCATTGATTTAGGCATGCAGATGAAATTCGGCGAAATCGAGAATAAACCGCGATTCTTAGCCGTTTCAATTATTTCTTCGATCGTACTTGTTGGTTTTTCCTTCGTTCTGTCCGCCATTTTACTGGGGATAGAAGAGAATATATCGCTATTAACCGCATTTATCGGCCTTGCTCCAGGAGGAATGGCGGAAATGGCCTTGCTCGGGCAGGCAGTTAAAGCCGATTTGACGATTATTACCACATATCAATTGTTCAGGCTTTTGTTTATATTATTTATAGTCCCGCTTATTATGAGGAAAGTTTTCCTGTTTGTGGAAAGAAGGCAGGCAGCAAAAGTAGTTATAAAATAG